TGCGCGTGAGAGCGGCCTTCGATAGCGATTCACACTGTCCCGGCCAGCGGTTCGGTCGGGCTACACAACGACGCTGTCGCGAAGCGACAGGTCCCGAGGCTCAGTCCTCGAGGACTATCTCGATGGAGACGTCGTTGGGAACCTGGATGCGCATCAGCTGGCGCAGTGCCCGTTCGTCGGCGTCGATATCGATGAGCCGCTTGTGGACGCGCATCTCCCAGTGTTCCCACGTCGCGGTCCCCTCACCGTCGGGGGACTTGCGGGTGGGAACCTCCAGCGTCTTGGTGGGGAGCGGAACCGGACCGGAGAGTTCGACGCCGGTCTTGTTCGCGATCTCCCGCACGTCGGCGCAGATGTCGTCGAGGTCCTCGGGGCTTGTGCCCGCGAGCCGAACGCGTGCCTGCTGGGACATACGTTATCGCTCGTTGACGCTGAGGACTTTGCCGGCGGCGATGGTCTGACCCATGTCGCGGATAGCGAACGAACCGAGCTCCGGAATCTCGGAGGACGGCTCGATGCTGAGCGGCTTCTGTGGGCGGACCGTCACGACGGCGGCGTCCCCGTTCTGGATGAAGTCGGGGTTCTCCTCGGCGACCTCACCGGAGGACGGGTCGATCTTCTTGTCGATGGACTCGACAGTACAGGCGACCTGTGCCGTGTGGGCGTGGAAGACCGGCGTGTACCCTTCCGTGATGACGGACGGGTGCTGCATCACGACGATCTGGGCCTGGAAGGTCTCGGCGACCGACGGCGGGTCGTCGGCCGGACCGCAGACGTCACCGCGTCGGATGTCGTCCTTGCCGACGCCGCGGACGTTGAAGCCGACGTTGTCACCGGGCTCGGCCTTCGGGACTTCCTCGTGGTGCATCTCGACGGTCTTCACTTCACCGGAGACGTCAGACGGCTGGAAGCTGACGTTGTCGCCCGTGTTCAGGATACCCGTCTCGACACGGCCGACCGGGACCGTACCGATACCGGAGATGGTGTAGACGTCCTGAATCGGCAGTCGGAGCGGCGCGTCCGTCGGCGGCTCCGGAGCCGGCAGGTTGTTGAGTGCTTCCAGCAGGATTTCGCCGTCGTACCAGTCCGTGTTCTCGGACTCCTCGGCGACATTGTCGCCTTCGAACGCCGAGAGCGGGATGAACTTGGCGTTGTCAGGGTCGAAGCGGACCTGTGTGAGGAGGTCCTTGACCTCTTCGACGACCTGCTTGTACTCGGATTCGCCGTAGTCGACGAGGTCCATCTTGTTGACACCGACGACGAGCTCGCCGATGCCCAGGGTGCGGGCCAGGAACACGTGCTCCTGAGTCTGCGGCTGAACGCCGTCGTCCGCGGCGACGACCAGGACGGCGTTGTCGGCCTGGGACGCGCCGGTAATCATGTTCTTCACGAAGTCGCGGTGACCAGGACAGTCCACGATGGTGAAATCGTAGGCGTCGGTGCTGAACTCCTGGTGGGCGATGTCGATGGTGACACCGCGCTCACGCTCTTCGGCGAGGTTGTCCATGACGTAGGCGAACTCGAATCCGCCCTTGCCCTTCTCCTCGGCTTCTTCCTTGTGCTGTTCGATGACGTGCTCCGGTACCGATCCTGTCTCGTACAGGAGTCGGCCGACGAGCGTGCTCTTCCCGTGGTCGACGTGGCCGATAATGGCCAGGTTCTGGTGTTGTTCGTCGCTCATTGTTATCTCTCACGCGCAGAGGCGCTGTATCGGGTTTATTAGCTGGTGGTTCATAAAACGATTTCGAAAGCGTGTAAGCGTCAGCCCGTCGCTTTCTTGCGATTCGGCACGACATGGCATGGTAGTGTGGCACCCAATAGCTTGGTCAGGGAGAACGACCGATACCGGCAGTCACGGCCGGGTTTGTGTCCTTCGGAGTGACAAACGGGACTGCCAACTGAGGGAAGCACAGTGGATAAGAGAACGATACAGGCGCGTCGGAAATCCCGCTATCTCGTTACAGTCGGCCGATATCGGCAAGCACCGCGCTCGCGGTTTCCGGGCCGCCGGCACCGCGCCCGGAGATGTTGAGCTGGCCGGCGTGTTCGGTCTC
The genomic region above belongs to Haloarcula hispanica ATCC 33960 and contains:
- the tuf gene encoding translation elongation factor EF-1 subunit alpha, which encodes MSDEQHQNLAIIGHVDHGKSTLVGRLLYETGSVPEHVIEQHKEEAEEKGKGGFEFAYVMDNLAEERERGVTIDIAHQEFSTDAYDFTIVDCPGHRDFVKNMITGASQADNAVLVVAADDGVQPQTQEHVFLARTLGIGELVVGVNKMDLVDYGESEYKQVVEEVKDLLTQVRFDPDNAKFIPLSAFEGDNVAEESENTDWYDGEILLEALNNLPAPEPPTDAPLRLPIQDVYTISGIGTVPVGRVETGILNTGDNVSFQPSDVSGEVKTVEMHHEEVPKAEPGDNVGFNVRGVGKDDIRRGDVCGPADDPPSVAETFQAQIVVMQHPSVITEGYTPVFHAHTAQVACTVESIDKKIDPSSGEVAEENPDFIQNGDAAVVTVRPQKPLSIEPSSEIPELGSFAIRDMGQTIAAGKVLSVNER
- the rpsJ gene encoding 30S ribosomal protein S10, which gives rise to MSQQARVRLAGTSPEDLDDICADVREIANKTGVELSGPVPLPTKTLEVPTRKSPDGEGTATWEHWEMRVHKRLIDIDADERALRQLMRIQVPNDVSIEIVLED